In Aeromicrobium marinum DSM 15272, one genomic interval encodes:
- a CDS encoding DUF4097 family beta strand repeat-containing protein: MTRLDRYGEPGPAVVGEYDVRSPMSRTLLSVGIAVVVLAVLAGAVVASGLVTRSDRTAESTLAVDDLALVRLVTDGADVTVVRSRGAEVEVSATITEGWTGTDFDARRDGDDIVLSASCLGLVTPGCGVAVTVGVPAGFPIVIAAASGDLRLDGLDGVVTARSDTGDIEAADLAVVELDLRTGSGDIDVEFGVQPFGFKARTASGDVEATMPDGDTTYVVQVGSESGDVESDLQHDGDGQGFVTVETDTGDIEIDRS, translated from the coding sequence GTGACACGCCTCGACCGCTACGGCGAGCCCGGGCCCGCCGTGGTGGGGGAGTACGACGTCCGATCGCCGATGTCGCGCACCCTGCTGTCGGTCGGCATCGCCGTCGTGGTCCTGGCGGTGCTGGCGGGAGCGGTGGTCGCGTCGGGCCTGGTGACCCGCTCCGACCGCACCGCGGAGTCGACCCTCGCGGTCGACGACCTGGCCCTGGTCCGGCTGGTCACCGACGGGGCCGACGTCACCGTGGTGCGGTCGAGGGGCGCCGAGGTCGAGGTGTCGGCCACGATCACCGAGGGCTGGACCGGCACCGACTTCGACGCCCGTCGAGACGGCGACGACATCGTGCTCTCCGCGTCCTGCCTCGGCCTGGTCACGCCGGGCTGCGGTGTCGCCGTCACCGTCGGTGTCCCCGCCGGCTTCCCGATCGTCATCGCCGCTGCATCCGGGGACCTGCGGCTGGACGGCCTCGACGGTGTCGTCACCGCGCGGTCCGACACCGGTGACATCGAGGCGGCCGACCTGGCGGTCGTCGAGCTGGACCTGCGCACGGGGTCCGGCGACATCGACGTCGAGTTCGGGGTGCAGCCGTTCGGCTTCAAGGCACGCACGGCCTCGGGAGACGTCGAGGCGACCATGCCCGACGGGGACACCACCTACGTCGTCCAGGTCGGCAGCGAGTCCGGCGACGTGGAGTCGGACCTGCAGCACGACGGCGACGGGCAGGGGTTCGTCACCGTCGAGACCGACACCGGCGACATCGAGATCGACCGCAGCTGA
- a CDS encoding UDP-glucose dehydrogenase family protein, translating into MKMSVIGCGYLGAVHAAAMTSLGHDVVGIDVDPEKIASLTRGEAPFFEPGLPELLTASMASGQLRFSTDIADVAGCTVHFVAVGTPQRRDGHGADLTYVDAAVEALLPHLAPGDLVVGKSTVPVGTAGRLAVDVAATGAELAWNPEFLREGFAVKDTIEPDRLVYGVASERARQVLDEVYAVAVAAGTPVVETDYATAELVKTAANAFLATKISFINAMAEITEVVGADITLLADAIGHDARIGRKFLNAGIGFGGGCLPKDIRAFTARAEELGRGESVSFLKEVDAINLRRRERVIDLTVDAFDGRPHGRRVAVLGLSFKPHSDDIRDSPALDVAVRLHGLGADVVSYDPEAMANARRLHPQLTYADSAEKALAGAEVVLLVTEWPEFRALDPVAAAALVDRPVLIDGRNVLDPVAWRAAGWHVTGLGRP; encoded by the coding sequence ATGAAGATGTCCGTGATCGGCTGCGGCTACCTCGGTGCCGTGCACGCCGCCGCCATGACCTCGCTGGGCCACGACGTGGTCGGCATCGACGTCGATCCCGAGAAGATCGCGTCCCTCACCCGCGGTGAGGCGCCGTTCTTCGAGCCCGGCCTGCCCGAGCTGCTCACGGCGTCGATGGCGTCGGGTCAGCTGCGCTTCAGCACCGACATCGCCGACGTGGCCGGCTGCACCGTGCACTTCGTCGCGGTCGGCACCCCGCAGCGTCGGGACGGCCACGGTGCCGACCTGACCTACGTCGACGCCGCCGTCGAGGCGTTGCTGCCGCACCTCGCCCCGGGCGACCTCGTCGTGGGCAAGTCCACCGTCCCGGTGGGGACCGCGGGCCGGCTCGCCGTCGACGTCGCCGCGACCGGGGCCGAGCTGGCCTGGAACCCCGAGTTCCTCCGCGAGGGATTCGCGGTGAAGGACACGATCGAGCCCGACCGCCTCGTCTACGGGGTCGCCAGCGAGCGGGCCCGGCAGGTCCTCGACGAGGTGTATGCCGTCGCCGTCGCCGCCGGCACCCCGGTCGTCGAGACCGACTACGCCACCGCCGAGCTGGTCAAGACCGCCGCCAACGCCTTCCTGGCCACCAAGATCTCGTTCATCAACGCGATGGCCGAGATCACCGAGGTCGTCGGCGCCGACATCACCCTGCTGGCCGACGCCATCGGCCACGACGCCCGGATCGGACGCAAGTTCCTCAACGCCGGCATCGGGTTCGGCGGCGGCTGCCTGCCCAAGGACATCCGTGCCTTCACCGCGCGCGCCGAGGAGCTCGGTCGCGGGGAGTCGGTCTCGTTCCTGAAGGAGGTCGACGCGATCAACCTGCGTCGACGCGAGCGGGTCATCGACCTCACCGTCGACGCCTTCGACGGGCGCCCCCACGGCCGCCGGGTGGCCGTGCTCGGGCTCTCGTTCAAGCCGCACAGCGACGACATCCGCGACTCCCCCGCTCTCGACGTGGCCGTGCGGCTCCACGGCCTGGGCGCCGACGTGGTCTCGTACGACCCCGAGGCGATGGCCAACGCCCGCCGGCTGCATCCGCAGCTCACCTACGCCGACAGTGCCGAGAAGGCACTGGCCGGGGCCGAGGTCGTCCTGCTGGTCACCGAGTGGCCGGAGTTCCGGGCCCTCGACCCGGTCGCCGCCGCGGCGCTCGTCGACCGGCCGGTCCTGATCGACGGTCGCAACGTGCTCGACCCGGTGGCCTGGCGCGCCGCCGGTTGGCACGTCACCGGCCTCGGCCGCCCCTGA
- a CDS encoding zf-TFIIB domain-containing protein: MKCPTDNATLVMSERSGIEIDYCPECRGVWLDRGELDKIVERASRDAAPAPAAPAAQPVHGDPFRSERPTYRDDRDRPQYRRKKKEHWLMEIFD; this comes from the coding sequence ATGAAGTGTCCCACCGACAACGCGACCCTGGTCATGAGTGAACGATCCGGCATCGAGATCGACTACTGCCCCGAGTGCCGGGGCGTCTGGCTCGACCGCGGTGAGCTGGACAAGATCGTCGAACGCGCCTCCCGCGACGCGGCCCCGGCACCGGCGGCACCTGCCGCCCAGCCCGTCCACGGCGACCCGTTCCGCTCCGAGCGGCCGACCTACCGGGACGACCGCGACCGCCCGCAGTACCGCCGCAAGAAGAAGGAGCACTGGCTCATGGAGATCTTCGACTGA
- a CDS encoding phytoene desaturase family protein, protein MTSVSPVPRSVVVVGGGHNALVAATYLARAGLEVVVLEQLDHVGGAAVSARAFPEHDAHLSRFSYLVSLMPPALIDDLGLRLELRDRAVASYTPHPGGGLLVETDEGPATARSFRDLTGDDTEHAAWRQFYREVQTLADAVAPTLLSPLPHVADVRDRVEMPIWTDLVEEPLGTALRRRFRDDLVRGIVGTDALIGTFASLDDAGLTQNRCFLYHVAGGPWRVPVGGMGVVTGELERVAREAGATIVTGVRVDQVEAGDDGVTASGDGRSWSADLLLSGVAPHTLAALLGDPLPPKPSGSQLKVNLLLSRLPRLASGDDPEVAFAGTFHVDESFSALEAAHAEALAGRLPASGELYCHTLTDRSILGPRLDADGAHTLTYFGLHTPTENLPDAASTQEAVDRFMSAFQAHLAEPLAPLVLGLEAKSPADIEAAIGMPGGHIFHGDLSWPWLEEGERPASPAERWGVATSRPRVLVCGSGARRGGAVSGIAGHNAAHAVLDFVG, encoded by the coding sequence ATGACGTCCGTCTCGCCGGTCCCCCGGTCCGTCGTCGTGGTGGGCGGCGGACACAACGCACTCGTCGCCGCGACCTACCTGGCCCGCGCCGGCCTCGAGGTCGTGGTGCTGGAGCAGCTCGACCACGTCGGTGGGGCCGCCGTCAGCGCCCGCGCCTTCCCCGAGCACGACGCCCACCTCTCCCGGTTCTCCTACCTGGTGTCGCTCATGCCGCCGGCCCTGATCGACGACCTCGGACTGCGCCTGGAGCTGCGGGACCGCGCCGTCGCGTCCTACACCCCCCACCCCGGCGGGGGGCTCCTCGTCGAGACCGACGAGGGCCCGGCCACGGCCCGCTCCTTCCGCGACCTCACCGGCGACGACACCGAGCACGCGGCGTGGCGCCAGTTCTACCGCGAGGTGCAGACCCTGGCCGATGCCGTCGCCCCGACCCTGCTGTCGCCCCTGCCGCACGTGGCCGACGTGCGTGACCGCGTCGAGATGCCGATCTGGACCGACCTCGTGGAGGAGCCGCTCGGCACCGCGCTGCGCCGCCGGTTCCGGGACGACCTCGTGCGGGGCATCGTCGGCACCGATGCCCTCATCGGCACCTTCGCCTCCCTCGACGACGCCGGCCTCACCCAGAACCGGTGCTTCCTCTACCACGTCGCCGGCGGGCCGTGGAGGGTCCCGGTGGGCGGTATGGGAGTCGTCACCGGTGAGCTCGAACGGGTGGCCAGGGAGGCCGGGGCCACCATCGTCACCGGTGTGCGGGTCGACCAGGTCGAGGCCGGCGACGACGGGGTCACCGCCTCCGGCGACGGTCGTTCGTGGTCGGCGGACCTGCTGCTGTCGGGGGTGGCGCCGCACACCCTGGCCGCCCTGCTGGGCGACCCGTTGCCGCCGAAGCCGTCCGGCTCCCAGCTGAAGGTCAACCTGCTGCTCTCGCGCCTGCCCCGGCTCGCCTCGGGCGACGACCCCGAGGTCGCCTTCGCCGGCACGTTCCACGTCGACGAGTCCTTCAGCGCCCTCGAGGCCGCCCACGCGGAGGCGCTGGCCGGCCGGCTGCCGGCCAGCGGCGAGCTGTACTGCCACACGCTCACCGACCGGTCGATCCTCGGCCCGCGGCTCGATGCCGACGGCGCCCACACCCTCACCTACTTCGGACTGCACACCCCCACCGAGAACCTCCCCGACGCAGCATCGACCCAGGAGGCGGTCGACCGGTTCATGTCGGCCTTCCAGGCGCATCTGGCCGAGCCGCTCGCGCCGCTGGTCCTGGGGCTGGAGGCGAAGTCGCCCGCCGACATCGAGGCCGCCATCGGCATGCCCGGCGGTCACATCTTCCACGGTGACCTCTCCTGGCCGTGGCTCGAGGAGGGCGAGCGTCCGGCCTCCCCCGCCGAACGCTGGGGCGTCGCCACCTCGCGCCCCCGCGTGCTGGTGTGCGGCAGTGGAGCACGCCGGGGCGGTGCCGTCAGCGGCATCGCCGGCCACAACGCAGCACACGCCGTGCTGGATTTCGTGGGCTGA
- a CDS encoding PrsW family intramembrane metalloprotease — MTDPHAVAPPPPAPAGPPHPALGTPTAGPDPLRQRGRTALLVMFTVVAVSGAVGVGVLSSQAGDARGAGLAVGLALIPVPLVWWLYWWLDRYEPEPRRYKFAAFVWGGVFAVAISIGLEVWAATAWDLSDDVVASFVAPVVEESAKGLFFLLTFLRARRVLDGFVDGLVYAGLVGLGFAFVENIGYYAISYLGSPDLLVDGADGATTTFVVRGLFSPLAHPLFTSAIGISFGLAVLCRSRWVRVLVVTAGWAGAVLMHGLWNASVTFGGGVGFVVVYLALSVLLAGLAVVTVIIRSRQVRVLERSLSYMAQRGWIHPAELPYLSRFGYRRQARRHARREAGREAARVVRRYQRLGTEMAFVHDAVMTGRPVPAGVERTRALLAAMDDLRPDLVLPPAIRPLAAHRS, encoded by the coding sequence GTGACCGATCCACACGCGGTGGCTCCTCCACCGCCCGCGCCCGCGGGGCCCCCGCATCCCGCGCTCGGCACTCCCACCGCCGGTCCCGACCCCTTGCGACAACGCGGGAGGACGGCGCTGCTGGTGATGTTCACGGTCGTGGCGGTGTCCGGCGCCGTCGGCGTCGGGGTGCTGTCGTCCCAGGCGGGCGACGCGCGCGGCGCGGGGCTCGCGGTCGGCCTCGCCCTGATCCCGGTGCCGCTGGTGTGGTGGCTCTACTGGTGGCTCGACCGGTACGAGCCCGAACCCCGCCGGTACAAGTTCGCGGCCTTCGTGTGGGGCGGCGTCTTCGCGGTGGCGATATCGATCGGGCTGGAGGTGTGGGCCGCGACGGCCTGGGACCTCAGCGACGACGTGGTGGCCTCGTTCGTGGCCCCCGTGGTCGAGGAGTCCGCCAAGGGCCTGTTCTTCCTGCTCACCTTCCTGCGCGCACGGCGGGTGCTCGACGGCTTCGTCGACGGTCTGGTCTACGCCGGGCTCGTCGGCCTGGGCTTCGCCTTCGTCGAGAACATCGGCTACTACGCCATCAGCTACCTCGGTTCACCGGACCTCCTGGTCGACGGCGCGGACGGCGCCACCACGACCTTCGTCGTGCGAGGACTCTTCAGCCCGCTGGCCCACCCGCTCTTCACCTCCGCCATCGGCATCTCCTTCGGGCTCGCCGTGCTGTGCCGCTCCCGATGGGTGCGGGTCCTGGTGGTCACGGCCGGTTGGGCGGGCGCGGTCCTGATGCACGGACTGTGGAACGCCTCGGTCACCTTCGGGGGCGGCGTCGGGTTCGTGGTGGTCTACCTGGCCCTCAGCGTCCTGCTCGCCGGCCTCGCCGTCGTCACCGTGATCATCCGGTCCCGGCAGGTCCGCGTCCTCGAGCGCTCGCTGTCGTACATGGCGCAGCGAGGGTGGATCCACCCCGCCGAGCTGCCCTACCTCTCGCGGTTCGGCTACCGCCGCCAGGCACGCCGACACGCCCGCCGCGAGGCCGGCCGGGAGGCCGCCAGGGTCGTGCGGCGGTACCAGCGGCTGGGCACCGAGATGGCCTTCGTCCATGACGCGGTCATGACCGGGCGTCCCGTCCCGGCAGGCGTCGAGCGGACCCGGGCGCTGCTCGCCGCGATGGACGACCTGCGACCGGACCTGGTGCTGCCGCCCGCGATCCGGCCGCTGGCTGCACACCGGTCCTGA
- the orn gene encoding oligoribonuclease has translation MNDKLVWIDCEMTGLSLTHDALIEIAVLVTDFELEVLGPGIDLVVKPPQEALDQMNEVVTRMHTASGLITELDAGLTLQDAQAQVLDHVREYVKEPGKAPLAGNSVGTDRAFLARDMPELENWLHYRVIDVSSIKELSRHWFPRAYFAAPSKAGHHRALTDIAESIEELRYYRGTVFREAPGIDTENARSVATAVDGSVSGHL, from the coding sequence GTGAATGACAAGCTGGTGTGGATCGACTGCGAGATGACCGGGTTGTCGCTGACCCACGACGCGCTGATCGAGATCGCCGTCCTGGTCACCGACTTCGAGCTCGAGGTGCTGGGCCCCGGCATCGACCTGGTCGTGAAGCCGCCCCAGGAGGCGCTGGACCAGATGAACGAGGTCGTCACCCGGATGCACACGGCCTCGGGCCTCATCACCGAGCTGGACGCGGGACTGACGCTGCAGGACGCCCAGGCCCAGGTGCTCGACCACGTCCGCGAGTACGTCAAGGAACCGGGCAAGGCTCCGCTGGCCGGCAACTCCGTGGGCACCGACCGGGCCTTCCTCGCCCGCGACATGCCCGAGCTGGAGAACTGGCTGCACTACCGGGTCATCGACGTCAGCAGCATCAAGGAGCTGTCGCGGCACTGGTTCCCGCGGGCGTACTTCGCCGCGCCCTCCAAGGCCGGCCACCACCGCGCACTGACCGACATCGCCGAGAGCATCGAGGAGCTGCGCTACTACCGGGGCACGGTCTTCCGCGAGGCACCGGGGATCGACACCGAGAACGCGCGGTCGGTCGCGACCGCCGTGGACGGTTCGGTGTCCGGGCACCTGTGA
- a CDS encoding pirin family protein: MPAVTAPDWTVLPRVIARPTQTEDRSVRSLTTAPRGFEGEGFPVHRAFAGVDPAALDPFIHLDQMGEVDYAPGEPKGTSWHPHRGFETVTYMIDGVMDHADTHGGGGTITDGDTQWMTAGSGLLHIEAPPEWLVSKGGLFHGLQLWVNLPKADKWLPPHYQDIRGAQVGLASTPDAGALLRVIAGEVDGVAGPGSTRTPMTMVHATVLPGAEMTVPWRTDFNALVYVLSGDGHVGRDRRPIGSGQLAVLGHGETITVGAAARQESRHPALEVVLLGGLPIREPIAWAGPFVMNTRAEVLQAFEDFQKGRLGTIPTVPHAQVHGELGQD; the protein is encoded by the coding sequence ATGCCCGCCGTGACCGCACCCGACTGGACCGTGCTGCCCCGTGTCATCGCACGCCCGACCCAGACCGAGGACCGCTCCGTCCGCAGCCTCACCACGGCGCCCCGGGGGTTCGAGGGCGAGGGGTTCCCTGTCCACCGGGCCTTCGCCGGGGTCGACCCCGCCGCGCTGGATCCGTTCATCCACCTCGACCAGATGGGTGAGGTCGACTACGCGCCCGGGGAGCCCAAGGGCACGTCGTGGCATCCCCACCGCGGGTTCGAGACCGTGACCTACATGATCGACGGCGTCATGGACCACGCCGACACCCACGGCGGCGGCGGCACCATCACCGACGGCGACACCCAGTGGATGACCGCCGGCAGCGGACTGCTGCACATCGAGGCGCCGCCGGAGTGGCTGGTCTCCAAGGGTGGCCTGTTCCACGGACTCCAGCTGTGGGTCAACCTCCCGAAGGCGGACAAGTGGCTGCCTCCGCACTACCAGGACATCCGCGGCGCCCAGGTGGGCCTGGCCTCGACGCCGGACGCGGGAGCCCTGTTGCGGGTGATCGCCGGCGAGGTGGACGGTGTCGCCGGCCCCGGCAGCACCCGCACGCCGATGACCATGGTGCACGCGACCGTCCTGCCCGGGGCCGAGATGACGGTGCCGTGGCGGACCGACTTCAACGCCCTGGTCTACGTGCTCAGCGGTGACGGCCACGTGGGCCGGGACCGTCGCCCGATCGGGTCGGGCCAGCTCGCGGTGCTCGGCCACGGCGAGACGATCACCGTCGGGGCGGCCGCCCGCCAGGAGTCACGGCACCCGGCGCTCGAGGTCGTGCTGCTCGGTGGTCTGCCGATCCGCGAACCGATCGCCTGGGCCGGGCCGTTCGTGATGAACACCCGCGCCGAGGTGCTGCAGGCGTTCGAGGACTTCCAGAAGGGGCGCCTGGGCACCATCCCGACCGTCCCGCACGCGCAGGTGCACGGCGAGCTGGGTCAGGACTGA
- a CDS encoding glycerol-3-phosphate dehydrogenase/oxidase, translating to MRSVALSPSNRQKALDAMAREQLDVLVIGGGVVGGGAALDAATRGLSVGLVEARDFASGTSSRSSKLIHGGLRYLEMLDFRLVAEALGERSLLIDKLAPHLVQPVPFLYPLKHRVWERFYAGSGVLLYDSMARLSGRSRGVPHHRHLTRRGARKIMPALRKDALVGALHYYDGQVDDARHTMLLSRTAAAYGAHVATRSRVTALIREGDRVVGATVVDLESGRELDVRARQVVNATGVWTDETQGMAGERGQFHVRASKGIHLVVPRDRIRGDSGLILRTETSVLFVIPWGRHWMIGTTDTDWSLSKDHPAASRRDIDYLLDHVNEVLVEPLTHDDVEGVFAGLRPLLAGESDATSQLSREHAVSTSTKGLVVIAGGKYTTYRIMAKDAIDAAVHAMSSHLDRRVPPSCTEDVPLLGADGYEALWNQRHSLAASSGLSVGRIEHLLRRQGSLVVEVLDLIAKYPELGRPLAGADDYLAAEVVYGTTHEGARHLDDVIARRTHISIETFDRGTEVAEEVAALMGKALGWSKAQRAAEVDHYLKRVEAERESQTMPDDETADAARMGGRDVVPVQVTTGADKAETA from the coding sequence ATGCGATCCGTGGCGCTGTCCCCGTCCAACCGCCAGAAGGCGCTCGACGCGATGGCCCGCGAGCAGCTCGACGTCCTGGTCATCGGCGGTGGGGTCGTCGGCGGCGGTGCGGCCCTCGACGCCGCGACCAGGGGCCTCTCGGTCGGGCTGGTCGAGGCCCGTGACTTCGCCTCCGGCACCTCCAGCCGGTCCAGCAAGCTGATCCACGGAGGACTCCGCTACCTCGAGATGCTCGACTTCCGCCTCGTGGCCGAGGCGCTCGGCGAGCGCAGCCTGCTCATCGACAAGCTGGCGCCGCACCTGGTGCAGCCCGTCCCGTTCCTCTACCCCCTCAAGCACCGGGTGTGGGAGCGGTTCTACGCCGGCTCCGGCGTCCTGCTGTACGACAGCATGGCCCGGCTGTCCGGTCGGTCCCGGGGTGTCCCGCACCACCGTCACCTCACCCGCCGGGGCGCTCGCAAGATCATGCCGGCGCTGCGCAAGGACGCGCTGGTCGGCGCGCTGCACTACTACGACGGTCAGGTCGACGACGCCCGCCACACCATGCTGCTGTCCCGCACCGCGGCGGCCTACGGGGCGCACGTGGCCACCCGTTCACGGGTCACGGCGCTGATCCGTGAGGGCGACCGGGTCGTGGGCGCCACCGTCGTCGACCTGGAGTCCGGGCGGGAGCTCGACGTGCGGGCGCGGCAGGTGGTCAACGCCACCGGCGTGTGGACCGACGAGACGCAGGGCATGGCGGGGGAGCGCGGCCAGTTCCACGTCCGCGCGTCGAAGGGCATCCACCTGGTGGTGCCGCGCGACCGCATCCGTGGCGACTCCGGCCTGATCCTGCGGACCGAGACCTCCGTGCTCTTCGTGATCCCGTGGGGCCGGCACTGGATGATCGGCACCACCGACACCGACTGGTCCCTGAGCAAGGACCACCCCGCCGCCAGCCGGCGTGACATCGACTACCTGCTCGACCACGTCAACGAGGTCCTCGTCGAGCCCCTCACCCACGACGACGTCGAAGGGGTCTTCGCCGGGCTGCGGCCCCTGCTCGCGGGCGAGTCCGACGCCACGAGCCAGCTCTCGCGCGAGCACGCGGTGTCGACCAGCACCAAGGGCCTCGTGGTCATCGCCGGGGGCAAGTACACGACGTACCGGATCATGGCCAAGGACGCCATCGACGCCGCCGTGCACGCGATGAGCAGCCACCTGGACCGTCGGGTGCCGCCGTCGTGCACCGAGGACGTGCCCCTCCTGGGCGCCGACGGGTACGAGGCGTTGTGGAACCAGCGGCACTCGCTGGCCGCCTCGAGCGGTCTGAGCGTCGGTCGGATCGAGCACCTGCTCCGCCGCCAGGGATCGTTGGTGGTGGAGGTCCTCGACCTGATCGCGAAGTACCCCGAGCTGGGGCGGCCCCTGGCCGGGGCCGACGACTACCTCGCGGCCGAGGTGGTCTACGGCACGACCCACGAGGGCGCGCGCCACCTCGACGACGTCATCGCGCGCCGCACCCACATCTCGATCGAGACCTTCGACCGTGGCACGGAGGTCGCCGAGGAGGTCGCGGCCCTGATGGGCAAGGCGCTGGGCTGGTCCAAGGCCCAGCGGGCCGCCGAGGTCGACCACTACCTCAAGCGGGTCGAGGCCGAGCGCGAGAGCCAGACCATGCCGGACGACGAGACCGCCGATGCCGCCCGCATGGGAGGCCGCGACGTGGTGCCCGTGCAGGTCACCACCGGCGCGGACAAGGCAGAGACCGCGTGA
- the glpK gene encoding glycerol kinase GlpK, producing the protein MTDAEAARDAPRYVGAIDQGTTSTRFMVFDHDGAEVGRHQLEHDQILPRAGWVEHDATQIWDRTREVVAGALASTGLTHADLAAVGVTNQRETTVVWDRRTGQPYLNAIVWQDTRTADIAAQVTADGHADLVCDRSGLPPAAYFSGGKIRWVLENVEGVREDAEAGHAVFGTTDTWLLWWLTGGPDGGIHVTDVTNASRTMLMDLRTLDWDDDLLEVFGVPRLMLPEIRSSSEVYGHTRADGPFGGEVALAGDLGDQHAALVGQVCFEPGQVKNTYGTGNFLVLNTGTEIVRSQHGLLTTVAYRFGDAPAVYALEGSIAVTGSAVQWLRDQLGVITDAAETETLAASVEDTGGVCFVPAFSGLFAPHWRPDARGAIVGLSRFNTTAHLARAALEAICYQSKDVVDAMVADACIDLRVLRVDGGVTANDLCMQIQADVLGAPVSRPVVPETTALGAAYAAGLAVGYWNDTDELVSNWRESKQWTPEWDDAQREAGHRQWTKAVQRTLDWVE; encoded by the coding sequence ATGACGGATGCGGAGGCAGCGCGGGACGCCCCGCGGTACGTGGGCGCGATCGACCAGGGCACCACCAGCACCCGCTTCATGGTGTTCGACCACGACGGCGCCGAGGTGGGCCGCCACCAGCTGGAGCACGACCAGATCCTGCCGCGGGCGGGATGGGTCGAGCACGACGCCACCCAGATCTGGGACCGCACCCGCGAGGTCGTCGCCGGGGCCCTGGCGAGCACCGGGCTGACCCACGCCGACCTCGCGGCGGTCGGCGTGACCAACCAGCGGGAGACGACCGTGGTGTGGGACCGGCGCACCGGGCAGCCCTACCTCAACGCGATCGTGTGGCAGGACACCCGCACCGCCGACATCGCCGCGCAGGTCACCGCGGACGGTCACGCCGACCTGGTCTGCGACCGATCAGGTCTCCCGCCCGCGGCCTACTTCTCCGGGGGCAAGATCCGGTGGGTGCTCGAGAACGTCGAGGGGGTGCGCGAGGACGCCGAGGCGGGCCACGCCGTGTTCGGGACCACCGACACGTGGCTGCTGTGGTGGCTCACCGGTGGACCCGACGGCGGCATCCACGTCACGGACGTGACCAACGCCAGCCGCACCATGCTCATGGACCTGCGGACCCTGGACTGGGACGACGACCTGCTCGAGGTCTTCGGCGTGCCGCGCCTGATGCTGCCGGAGATCCGGTCCTCCTCGGAGGTGTACGGCCACACCCGCGCCGACGGTCCCTTCGGTGGTGAGGTGGCCCTGGCCGGCGACCTCGGCGACCAGCACGCGGCACTCGTGGGTCAGGTGTGCTTCGAGCCGGGACAGGTCAAGAACACCTACGGCACGGGCAACTTCCTGGTCCTCAACACCGGTACCGAGATCGTCCGCTCACAGCACGGGCTGCTCACGACCGTCGCGTACCGCTTCGGCGACGCACCGGCGGTGTACGCGCTCGAGGGGTCCATCGCCGTCACCGGATCGGCCGTCCAGTGGCTGCGCGACCAGCTGGGCGTCATCACCGACGCGGCCGAGACCGAGACCCTCGCGGCCTCGGTCGAGGACACCGGTGGCGTGTGCTTCGTGCCCGCGTTCTCCGGGCTCTTCGCCCCGCACTGGCGGCCCGACGCCCGCGGCGCGATCGTCGGGCTGTCGCGGTTCAACACCACGGCCCATCTGGCCCGGGCCGCGCTCGAGGCGATCTGCTACCAGAGCAAGGACGTCGTGGACGCGATGGTGGCCGATGCCTGCATCGATCTCCGTGTCCTGCGGGTCGACGGCGGCGTGACGGCCAACGACCTCTGCATGCAGATCCAGGCCGACGTGCTGGGTGCCCCGGTCAGCCGGCCGGTCGTGCCCGAGACCACGGCCCTGGGCGCGGCCTACGCGGCCGGACTCGCGGTGGGGTATTGGAACGACACCGACGAGCTGGTGTCGAACTGGCGCGAGTCCAAGCAGTGGACGCCGGAGTGGGACGACGCGCAGCGCGAGGCCGGCCACCGGCAGTGGACCAAGGCCGTCCAGCGGACCCTGGACTGGGTGGAGTAG
- a CDS encoding DsbA family protein: MTNDRQKRAERAEQMRKQRDKESKRERNVITLGIIGVVVVLVGLAAFGIQQVSSDNERVSDVIAPESATDDFGITYTPEDAGVAPADLEEEPVEVELYEDLQCPACQQFEALSGQFLKDKVASGEITLTYRPFSFLDERGGSPNDYSKRANNAAVCLLDATDITSFLDFQSFLYANQPTEGRAGPEDEELIELAEPFGASGETFESCVTSGKHIPWIVESKEAGAERGVSGTPTVFIGGEVSEARTPEDLQEAIDDARA; encoded by the coding sequence GTGACCAACGACCGTCAGAAGCGGGCCGAGCGGGCCGAGCAGATGCGCAAGCAGCGGGACAAGGAGTCCAAGCGCGAGCGCAACGTCATCACCCTCGGCATCATCGGCGTCGTCGTGGTGCTGGTGGGTCTGGCGGCCTTCGGCATCCAGCAGGTCAGCTCCGACAACGAGCGCGTCTCCGACGTCATCGCCCCCGAGAGCGCCACCGACGACTTCGGCATCACCTACACGCCCGAGGACGCCGGCGTCGCCCCGGCCGACCTGGAGGAGGAGCCGGTCGAGGTCGAGCTCTACGAGGACCTGCAGTGCCCCGCGTGTCAGCAGTTCGAGGCGTTGTCGGGCCAGTTCTTGAAGGACAAGGTCGCCTCGGGTGAGATCACCCTGACCTACCGCCCGTTCTCGTTCCTCGACGAGCGTGGCGGCAGCCCCAACGACTACTCCAAGCGGGCCAACAACGCTGCGGTCTGCCTGCTGGACGCCACCGACATCACCAGCTTCCTGGACTTCCAGTCCTTCCTCTACGCCAACCAGCCCACCGAGGGCCGGGCCGGGCCGGAGGACGAGGAGCTGATCGAGCTGGCCGAGCCGTTCGGCGCCAGTGGTGAGACCTTCGAGTCCTGCGTCACCTCGGGAAAGCACATCCCGTGGATCGTGGAGTCCAAGGAGGCCGGTGCCGAGCGCGGCGTCAGTGGTACCCCGACGGTGTTCATCGGCGGAGAGGTGTCCGAGGCCCGGACCCCCGAGGACCTGCAGGAAGCGATCGACGACGCCCGCGCCTGA